The Streptomyces sp. NBC_01275 genome has a segment encoding these proteins:
- a CDS encoding TetR/AcrR family transcriptional regulator encodes MTAIEQTEAARPRGTRLPRRARRNQLLGAAQEVFVAQGYHSAAMDDIAERAGVSKPVLYQHFPGKLDLYLALLDQHCESLIQAVRGALASTTDNKQRVRATMDAYFAYVEDDGGAFRLVFESDLTNEPAVRERVDKVTNECAEAICEVIAEDTGLSRAESMLLASGLGGLAQVVARSWLHSDRSVPRDQAVQLLASLAWRGIAGFPLHGTDQH; translated from the coding sequence GTGACAGCCATCGAGCAGACAGAGGCGGCACGCCCGCGAGGCACGCGCCTACCGCGCCGTGCCCGACGGAACCAGCTGCTGGGCGCCGCCCAGGAAGTCTTCGTGGCACAGGGCTACCACTCGGCCGCCATGGACGACATCGCCGAGCGGGCCGGCGTCAGCAAGCCGGTGCTCTACCAGCACTTCCCCGGCAAGCTCGACCTCTACCTCGCCCTGCTGGACCAGCACTGCGAGTCGCTCATCCAGGCCGTGCGCGGCGCCCTCGCGTCGACGACCGACAACAAGCAGCGCGTCCGCGCGACGATGGACGCGTACTTCGCGTACGTCGAGGACGACGGCGGCGCCTTCCGGCTGGTCTTCGAGTCGGATCTGACCAACGAGCCCGCGGTGCGCGAGCGCGTCGACAAGGTCACCAACGAGTGCGCCGAGGCGATCTGCGAGGTCATCGCGGAGGACACCGGCCTCTCGCGCGCGGAGTCCATGCTGCTCGCCTCCGGTCTGGGCGGCCTCGCGCAGGTCGTGGCCCGCTCCTGGCTGCACAGCGACCGCAGCGTCCCGCGCGACCAGGCGGTGCAGCTGCTGGCCTCGCTGGCCTGGCGCGGCATCGCCGGTTTCCCGCTGCACGGCACCGATCAGCACTGA
- a CDS encoding DEAD/DEAH box helicase, whose protein sequence is MTLPVALTGTDVIGQAKTGTGKTLGFGLPLLERVTVPADVEAGRAKPESLTDAPQALVVVPTRELCTQVTNDLLTAGKVRNVRVLAIYGGRAYEPQVEALKKGVDVVVGTPGRLLDLAGQKKLDLKHIRSLVLDEADEMLDLGFLPDVEKIINMLPVKRQTMLFSATMPGAVIGLARRYMSQPTHINATSPDDAGRTVANTKQHVYRAHNMDKPEMVSRILQAEGRGLVMVFCRTKRTAADLADQLQQRGFASGAVHGDLGQGAREQALRAFRNGKVDVLVCTDVAARGIDVEGVTHVINYQSPEDEKTYLHRIGRTGRAGAKGIAITLVDWDDIPRWQLINKALELDFSDPPETYSTSPHFFEELGIPVGTKGVLPRAERTRAGLAAEELEDLGEPGGRHARGGRNERGGRGERGGRDERGGRGERGGRGESRAAERPVEGERPARTPRRRRRTRNGSPLDATSTPVVGTTAPEQAPVAEQTPVTEEAAATRTPRRRRRTRATASSEAAVVTAVASAAPEAAEAAVTTAEGPALEAPAVEAPAVEALETPEPAAQPRRRRTRKTAETAPATVTELPVAEVPAAEAVVDAAEAVEIVETKPRRRTRKATAPAEAAVAAVETVEAPAVVEAEVKPRRTRKTAAAAPAETAAEVAVDTAEAVEAKPRRRTTRKTAAAPETPETATADIPAQATQEPEAKPRRTRKTAATATATATAAAAEAAVDTAEGTVVKPRRTRKTAAATVEATEAPAVVEAEVKPRRTRKTAAAATAPAAEAAVDTAEAVAAKPRRTRKTAAAAPVEAVAEVAEVKPRRTRKTAAAAPAETAAEVAVDTAEAVEAKPRRRTTRKTAAAPETPETATADIPAQATQEPEAKPRRTRKTAATATATATAAAADTAEAEAKPRVRRTRKATAAAEPADG, encoded by the coding sequence ATGACGCTCCCCGTGGCCCTGACGGGCACGGACGTCATCGGCCAGGCCAAGACGGGCACCGGCAAGACGCTCGGCTTCGGCCTCCCGCTCCTCGAGCGCGTGACCGTCCCCGCCGACGTCGAGGCCGGCCGCGCGAAGCCCGAGTCCCTCACCGACGCCCCGCAGGCGCTCGTCGTCGTCCCCACGCGCGAGCTGTGCACCCAGGTCACCAACGACCTGCTGACCGCGGGCAAGGTGCGCAACGTGCGCGTCCTCGCCATCTACGGCGGCCGGGCCTACGAGCCCCAGGTCGAGGCCCTGAAGAAGGGCGTCGACGTCGTCGTCGGCACCCCGGGCCGACTGCTGGACCTCGCGGGCCAGAAGAAGCTCGACCTCAAGCACATCAGGTCGCTCGTCCTCGACGAGGCCGACGAGATGCTCGACCTGGGCTTCCTGCCCGACGTCGAGAAGATCATCAACATGCTTCCGGTGAAGCGCCAGACCATGCTGTTCTCGGCGACCATGCCGGGCGCGGTCATCGGTCTCGCGCGCCGCTACATGTCGCAGCCCACGCACATCAACGCCACGTCGCCGGACGACGCGGGCAGGACCGTCGCGAACACCAAGCAGCACGTGTACCGCGCGCACAACATGGACAAGCCCGAGATGGTCTCGCGCATCCTGCAGGCCGAGGGCCGCGGCCTGGTCATGGTGTTCTGCCGTACCAAGCGCACGGCGGCCGACCTGGCCGACCAGCTCCAGCAGCGCGGCTTCGCCTCCGGCGCGGTCCACGGCGACCTCGGCCAGGGCGCCCGCGAGCAGGCGCTGCGCGCCTTCCGCAACGGCAAGGTCGACGTCCTCGTCTGCACGGACGTGGCCGCGCGCGGCATCGACGTCGAGGGCGTCACGCACGTCATCAACTACCAGTCCCCCGAGGACGAGAAGACGTACCTGCACCGCATCGGCCGTACCGGCCGCGCGGGCGCCAAGGGCATCGCGATCACGCTGGTCGACTGGGACGACATCCCGCGCTGGCAGCTCATCAACAAGGCGCTGGAGCTCGACTTCAGCGACCCGCCGGAGACGTACTCCACCTCTCCGCACTTCTTCGAGGAGCTCGGCATCCCCGTGGGCACCAAGGGTGTCCTGCCGCGCGCCGAGCGCACGCGCGCCGGGCTCGCCGCGGAGGAGCTGGAAGACCTCGGCGAGCCGGGCGGCCGTCACGCACGCGGCGGTCGGAACGAGCGTGGCGGCCGTGGTGAGCGCGGTGGCCGAGACGAGCGCGGAGGCCGCGGCGAGCGCGGAGGCCGCGGCGAGTCCCGTGCCGCCGAGCGTCCGGTCGAGGGCGAGCGTCCGGCCCGGACGCCGCGCCGCCGCCGTCGTACGCGCAACGGCTCCCCCCTCGACGCCACGTCGACGCCCGTCGTCGGCACCACGGCGCCGGAGCAGGCCCCCGTGGCCGAGCAGACGCCGGTGACCGAGGAAGCCGCGGCGACGCGCACCCCGCGCCGCCGACGCCGTACGCGCGCCACGGCCTCCTCCGAGGCGGCCGTCGTGACGGCCGTCGCCTCCGCCGCCCCCGAGGCCGCGGAAGCGGCCGTGACGACGGCGGAGGGCCCCGCCCTCGAGGCGCCGGCCGTCGAGGCGCCGGCCGTCGAGGCCCTGGAAACCCCGGAGCCTGCGGCGCAGCCGCGCCGACGTCGTACGCGCAAGACCGCGGAGACCGCGCCGGCCACGGTGACGGAGCTGCCGGTTGCCGAGGTCCCCGCAGCCGAGGCTGTCGTCGACGCCGCGGAGGCCGTGGAGATCGTGGAGACCAAGCCGCGCCGCCGCACCCGTAAGGCGACGGCTCCGGCCGAAGCCGCGGTCGCGGCCGTCGAGACCGTGGAGGCCCCGGCGGTCGTCGAGGCCGAGGTCAAGCCGCGTCGCACCCGCAAGACGGCGGCAGCGGCTCCGGCGGAGACCGCGGCCGAGGTCGCGGTCGACACCGCCGAAGCCGTCGAGGCCAAGCCCCGCCGACGCACCACCCGCAAGACCGCCGCAGCCCCGGAGACCCCGGAGACGGCCACCGCCGACATCCCGGCCCAGGCCACGCAGGAACCGGAAGCCAAGCCCCGCCGCACCCGCAAGACCGCGGCAACGGCGACGGCCACGGCGACCGCTGCCGCCGCCGAGGCTGCCGTCGACACGGCCGAGGGCACGGTGGTGAAGCCGCGCCGGACCCGTAAGACGGCCGCCGCGACCGTCGAGGCCACCGAGGCTCCGGCAGTCGTCGAGGCCGAGGTCAAGCCCCGCCGCACCCGTAAGACGGCGGCAGCGGCGACGGCTCCGGCCGCCGAGGCGGCGGTCGACACGGCGGAGGCCGTGGCGGCCAAGCCGCGCCGTACGCGCAAGACGGCGGCCGCCGCTCCGGTGGAAGCCGTTGCGGAGGTCGCGGAGGTCAAGCCGCGTCGCACCCGCAAGACGGCGGCAGCGGCTCCGGCGGAGACCGCGGCCGAGGTCGCGGTCGACACCGCCGAAGCCGTCGAGGCCAAGCCCCGCCGACGCACCACCCGCAAGACCGCCGCAGCCCCGGAGACCCCGGAGACGGCCACCGCCGACATCCCGGCCCAGGCCACGCAGGAACCGGAAGCCAAGCCCCGCCGCACCCGCAAGACCGCGGCAACGGCGACGGCCACGGCGACCGCTGCCGCCGCGGACACGGCCGAGGCGGAAGCCAAGCCGAGGGTGCGGCGGACGCGCAAGGCGACCGCTGCCGCGGAGCCCGCGGACGGCTGA
- a CDS encoding ferritin-like fold-containing protein — MTTSDKPDNASTESPAATGIAAQDWAQASADPQYRAAVVDLLGALAYGELAAFERLAEDAKLAPTLEDKAELAKMASAEFHHFERLRDRLAEIGEDATQAMEPFVAALDGFHRQTAPSDWLEGLVKAYVGDSIASDFYREVAVRLDTDSRALVLAVLDDTGHAGFAVDRVRAAIDADPRVGGRLALWARRLMGEALSQSQRVVADRDALSTMLVGGVADGFDLAEVGRMFSRITEAHTKRMAALGLAA; from the coding sequence ATGACGACCTCTGACAAGCCTGACAACGCGTCCACCGAGTCCCCCGCCGCCACCGGTATCGCCGCCCAGGACTGGGCGCAGGCGTCCGCCGATCCGCAGTACCGGGCCGCGGTCGTGGATCTGCTCGGCGCGCTGGCGTACGGCGAGCTGGCGGCGTTCGAGCGGCTCGCGGAGGACGCCAAGCTGGCGCCGACGCTGGAGGACAAGGCCGAGCTGGCGAAGATGGCGTCGGCCGAGTTCCACCACTTCGAGCGGCTGCGCGACCGGCTCGCGGAGATCGGCGAGGACGCGACGCAGGCGATGGAGCCGTTCGTCGCCGCGCTCGACGGCTTCCACCGGCAGACGGCCCCGTCGGACTGGCTGGAGGGCCTCGTCAAGGCGTACGTCGGCGACTCGATCGCCAGCGACTTCTACCGCGAGGTCGCGGTGCGCCTGGACACCGACAGCCGCGCGCTGGTGCTGGCCGTGCTCGACGACACAGGGCACGCCGGGTTCGCCGTGGACCGGGTGCGCGCGGCGATCGACGCGGACCCGCGCGTGGGCGGACGGCTCGCGCTGTGGGCGCGGCGGCTGATGGGCGAGGCGCTGTCGCAGTCCCAGCGCGTGGTCGCGGACCGGGACGCGCTGTCGACGATGCTCGTGGGCGGGGTCGCGGACGGCTTCGACCTCGCCGAGGTCGGCCGGATGTTCTCCCGGATCACCGAGGCGCACACCAAGCGGATGGCGGCGCTGGGGCTGGCCGCCTAG
- a CDS encoding DUF3107 domain-containing protein, producing the protein MEVKIGVQHAPREIVLESGQSAEEVERVVADALAGKSQLLSLVDQHGRKVLVPADRLAYVELGEPAPRKVGFGAL; encoded by the coding sequence GTGGAGGTCAAGATCGGCGTGCAGCACGCGCCTCGCGAGATCGTTCTGGAGAGCGGTCAGAGTGCCGAGGAGGTCGAGCGCGTGGTGGCCGACGCCCTGGCCGGGAAGTCGCAGCTGCTCAGCCTCGTGGACCAGCACGGCCGCAAGGTCCTGGTCCCGGCCGACCGTCTGGCCTACGTGGAGCTCGGCGAGCCGGCCCCGCGCAAGGTGGGCTTCGGCGCGCTGTAA